A window of Christiangramia forsetii KT0803 contains these coding sequences:
- a CDS encoding DUF3108 domain-containing protein produces the protein MKRFFAITLLFCLTASTQLFSQKAFDSGEWFKFRIHYGMFNASYATLEVDDAIINNTPVYHIKGRGKSTGFLGLFFKVDDDYQTYIDKRTGKPYKFIRNINEGGYTKNLEIDFDHSNNKAHVLNKKNSEKKSYSVPNNVHDMLSSFYYIRNQINGEELKPGDEMKVNMFIDDENLDFKLVFLGREIVKTKFGKVATLKFRPYVLAGRVFKEKESLTFWISDDKNKIPVKIEADLAVGSLDADLEAYKGLKHQFSIIMN, from the coding sequence ATGAAAAGATTTTTTGCAATTACCCTTCTCTTTTGTTTAACCGCTTCAACCCAGCTTTTTTCTCAAAAAGCATTTGATTCTGGTGAATGGTTCAAATTCAGAATACATTATGGTATGTTCAACGCCAGCTATGCTACATTAGAGGTTGATGATGCCATTATTAATAATACCCCTGTTTATCATATCAAAGGTCGTGGAAAATCAACTGGTTTCTTAGGTTTGTTTTTTAAGGTGGATGATGATTATCAGACCTATATTGATAAGAGGACGGGAAAACCTTACAAATTCATAAGAAATATTAATGAGGGTGGATATACTAAAAATCTTGAAATAGATTTTGATCATAGCAATAACAAGGCTCATGTTTTAAATAAAAAAAACAGCGAGAAAAAATCTTATTCTGTGCCCAATAATGTGCACGATATGTTATCATCATTTTATTATATTCGCAACCAAATTAACGGTGAGGAGCTTAAACCGGGTGATGAAATGAAGGTAAATATGTTCATCGATGATGAAAACCTTGATTTTAAACTTGTTTTCCTGGGAAGAGAGATTGTCAAGACCAAATTTGGAAAGGTGGCTACCTTAAAATTTAGACCCTATGTTCTTGCAGGGCGTGTATTTAAGGAGAAAGAAAGTCTTACTTTTTGGATAAGTGATGATAAAAATAAGATTCCTGTAAAAATTGAAGCAGATCTTGCTGTTGGATCTTTAGATGCAGATCTTGAGGCATATAAAGGATTGAAGCATCAATTTAGCATCATAATGAATTAA
- the hppD gene encoding 4-hydroxyphenylpyruvate dioxygenase, protein MSTDNTSLNLEKVIPEAEDFLPILGTDFVEIYVGNAKQAAYYYQHAWGFQPVAYAGLETGKKDSVSYVMQQGKIRIVLTSPLHPDGSINEHINKHGDGVKFVALWVDDARKSYEETTKRGAKSYVEPYELEDDNGKAVISGIHTYGETIHLFVERGEYEGPFLPGYRTYTTKSKSPDTGLKFIDHMVGNVGWNEMDKWVEFYGKVMGFAQLVSFDDKDISTDYTALMSKVMSNGNGRIKFPINEPAEGKKKSQIEEYIDFYNGAGVQHIALATDNIIETVTQLRDRGVEFLYVPETYYDDLLDRVGEIDEELEPLKELGVLVDRDDEGYLLQIFTKPVLDRPTMFFEIIQRKGAQSFGKGNFKALFEAIEREQDLRGTLN, encoded by the coding sequence ATGTCGACAGATAACACATCATTAAATTTAGAAAAAGTAATTCCGGAAGCAGAAGATTTTCTGCCTATTCTGGGGACAGACTTCGTTGAAATATATGTAGGGAATGCTAAGCAAGCTGCATATTATTATCAGCATGCATGGGGTTTTCAACCTGTAGCTTATGCAGGGCTGGAAACTGGAAAAAAAGACAGTGTTTCTTATGTTATGCAACAAGGGAAGATTAGAATAGTTCTTACTTCACCACTGCATCCGGATGGAAGCATTAATGAGCATATAAATAAACATGGAGATGGTGTAAAATTCGTAGCACTCTGGGTAGATGATGCTAGAAAAAGTTACGAAGAAACTACAAAAAGAGGAGCTAAATCTTACGTAGAGCCTTACGAGCTGGAAGACGATAATGGAAAAGCGGTGATTTCTGGAATTCATACTTATGGTGAAACTATTCACTTATTTGTGGAAAGAGGAGAATATGAAGGTCCTTTTCTACCTGGATATAGAACTTATACTACAAAGTCAAAATCTCCTGATACAGGATTGAAATTCATTGACCATATGGTCGGGAATGTTGGTTGGAATGAAATGGACAAATGGGTAGAATTCTACGGAAAAGTGATGGGATTTGCTCAATTAGTATCATTTGATGATAAGGATATTTCTACAGACTATACCGCTCTCATGAGTAAGGTGATGAGTAATGGGAATGGTAGAATTAAATTCCCTATTAATGAACCTGCGGAAGGGAAAAAGAAATCTCAAATTGAGGAATATATAGATTTTTATAATGGTGCCGGGGTGCAGCATATTGCCTTAGCCACAGATAATATAATTGAAACGGTAACTCAGTTAAGAGACAGAGGAGTAGAATTTTTATATGTTCCAGAAACATATTACGATGATCTTCTGGATAGAGTTGGAGAAATTGACGAAGAGCTTGAGCCATTAAAGGAACTTGGTGTTCTTGTAGATAGAGACGATGAAGGTTATTTACTTCAAATCTTCACCAAACCTGTTTTAGACAGGCCAACAATGTTCTTTGAGATTATTCAGAGAAAAGGAGCTCAATCTTTTGGAAAAGGGAACTTTAAGGCTCTTTTTGAGGCAATTGAGAGAGAGCAGGATTTGAGAGGTACATTAAATTAA
- a CDS encoding homogentisate 1,2-dioxygenase, which translates to MPFYHKLGKIPHKRHTIFRKPDGSLYYEQLFGTIGFDGMSSNLYHEHRPTQVKEIKGSYDVTPKIAVENNLKSYRFKGFQITPHPDYLKSRKPVLTNSDCDIILASPQGSTEDYFYKNSDADELIFIHKGEGKLRTHLGNIDFKYGDYLLIPRGTIYKMDFDDEDNRLFIVESRRPIYTPKRYRNWFGQLLEHSPFCERDLRQPHELETNDEKGDFLIKIKKQGKIFDMVYATHPFDVVGYDGYNYPYAFSIHDFEPITGRIHQPPPVHQTFETDAFVVCSFCPRKYDYHPESIPAPYSHSNIDSDEVLYYVDGDFMSRNDIEAGHISLHPAGIPHGPHPGAVERSIGQVETEELAVMVDTFKPLKLTEDAMEIADETYHKSWLEDGDH; encoded by the coding sequence ATGCCTTTTTATCACAAGCTTGGTAAAATTCCACATAAACGCCATACGATTTTCAGAAAACCTGATGGCAGTCTTTACTACGAACAATTATTTGGTACCATTGGTTTTGACGGGATGTCTTCCAATCTCTATCATGAACACCGCCCAACTCAGGTTAAAGAGATTAAGGGTAGTTATGATGTAACTCCAAAAATTGCTGTGGAAAATAATTTGAAATCATATAGATTTAAAGGGTTTCAAATTACTCCGCATCCAGATTATTTGAAGAGCCGTAAGCCTGTTCTAACAAATTCAGACTGTGATATAATTCTGGCGTCCCCTCAGGGTTCTACGGAAGATTATTTCTATAAGAATTCTGATGCCGATGAATTGATTTTTATTCATAAGGGAGAAGGGAAGCTAAGGACCCATTTAGGAAACATAGATTTTAAGTATGGGGATTATTTGTTGATTCCAAGAGGAACCATTTATAAAATGGATTTTGATGATGAAGATAACAGATTGTTCATCGTGGAATCCAGAAGGCCAATTTATACACCAAAAAGATATAGAAACTGGTTTGGTCAGTTATTAGAGCATTCACCATTTTGTGAAAGAGATCTAAGGCAACCTCATGAATTGGAAACCAATGATGAAAAAGGAGATTTTCTAATAAAGATAAAAAAACAGGGCAAAATTTTTGACATGGTTTATGCAACGCATCCTTTTGATGTAGTTGGATACGATGGGTACAATTACCCGTATGCATTTTCTATTCATGATTTTGAGCCGATCACTGGTAGAATTCATCAGCCACCACCGGTACACCAAACTTTTGAAACAGATGCTTTTGTAGTATGTAGTTTTTGCCCGAGAAAATACGATTATCACCCGGAAAGTATTCCGGCACCTTATAGCCATAGTAATATTGATAGCGATGAGGTATTATATTATGTAGATGGTGATTTTATGAGTAGAAACGATATCGAGGCAGGACATATTTCGTTACACCCGGCAGGTATTCCTCATGGTCCGCACCCCGGAGCCGTAGAGCGAAGTATTGGTCAGGTGGAGACAGAAGAGCTGGCGGTAATGGTAGATACATTTAAGCCCTTAAAGCTTACGGAAGATGCGATGGAAATTGCCGATGAAACCTACCATAAATCATGGTTGGAAGACGGAGATCATTAA
- a CDS encoding patatin-like phospholipase family protein codes for MQKFLVLLFFTFTLAGFGQEKSEPKIGLVLSGGGAKGLAHIGVLKVLEEEGIKIDYIGGTSMGAIIGGLYASGYSANQLDSIFDRTNFDILIQDNLPRRAKTFYEKEDSEKYAITLPFDNFDISFPTGLFKGQNIYNLMSQLTIHVSDVNDFSKLPIPFFCVAANVETGEQVILDKGSLAKAISASGAIPTILSPLKIDDQLLTDGGVANNYPVEELRRRGADIVIGVDVQDSLVKRDKLKGVFEIMTQISNFRTINDMKDKIPLTDIYIKPDISPFSVMSFDEGNAIIDSGRVAALTKLIELKSLSEKSEDTHIRKQIKKIDAFNINALTLEGNNTYPRAYVQGKLKLDYDEPYNFEDLSIGLNNLSATGNFERINYRLLPEDDEGNYLLAMQIEESDNKMLLRLGLHYDELYKSGALVNLTRKSLLFSNDVASIDFIVGDNLRYNFNYYLDKGFYWSVGINSRYNTFDKNIDLNKIREVEETNELESIRELEVDFKDFTNQLYVETLFQQVFSIGAGLEHKYLKLSSRTFNDVSNTNNEFIFDNSHYGSVFGYLKFDSYDNKYFPTKGLSFNGDFHLYLYSSDFNNNFAEFSIAKGAIGYAVTPFNKFTTRISTETGFKIGNDGTEVLDFFLGGYGNDFINNIKPFYGYDFLSLSGDSYIKALLEVDYQIFRKNHISAGVNIANVEDRLYTSGNWISTPDFTGYALGYGIDTFMGPLEAKYTYSPEIKESYWFFSLGFWF; via the coding sequence ATGCAAAAATTTTTAGTCCTTTTATTCTTTACTTTCACTTTAGCTGGCTTTGGCCAGGAAAAATCTGAGCCTAAAATCGGTTTGGTTTTAAGTGGTGGTGGAGCAAAAGGCCTGGCGCATATTGGTGTTCTTAAGGTTCTTGAAGAAGAGGGGATTAAAATTGATTATATAGGCGGAACAAGTATGGGGGCTATTATTGGCGGTTTGTATGCATCTGGTTATTCTGCAAACCAGCTTGATTCCATTTTTGATCGCACTAATTTTGATATCCTTATCCAGGATAATCTTCCCAGACGGGCCAAGACTTTTTATGAAAAGGAAGATTCTGAAAAATATGCCATTACGCTACCCTTTGATAATTTTGATATTTCGTTTCCCACAGGCCTTTTTAAGGGGCAAAATATTTATAATCTAATGTCCCAGCTTACTATTCATGTTAGTGATGTAAATGATTTTAGTAAGCTGCCAATTCCATTTTTTTGTGTCGCAGCAAACGTAGAAACCGGGGAACAGGTCATTCTTGATAAGGGATCCCTGGCAAAAGCGATCTCCGCAAGTGGAGCGATTCCAACAATTTTAAGTCCTCTGAAAATAGATGATCAACTTTTAACCGATGGAGGGGTAGCCAATAATTATCCTGTGGAAGAATTGAGAAGACGGGGAGCAGATATTGTGATTGGCGTAGATGTACAGGATAGTCTCGTAAAAAGGGACAAGCTTAAAGGGGTCTTTGAAATAATGACCCAAATAAGCAATTTTAGAACGATCAATGATATGAAGGATAAAATACCATTGACCGATATTTATATAAAACCGGATATAAGCCCTTTTTCTGTCATGTCTTTTGACGAAGGAAATGCGATCATAGATTCAGGGAGGGTAGCCGCACTTACAAAACTTATAGAGTTGAAATCGCTTTCTGAAAAAAGTGAGGATACGCATATACGAAAGCAGATTAAGAAGATAGATGCTTTTAATATTAATGCTCTAACTCTTGAAGGTAATAATACCTATCCCAGAGCATATGTTCAGGGGAAATTGAAGCTAGATTATGACGAACCTTATAATTTTGAAGATCTAAGTATAGGACTCAATAACCTTTCGGCTACCGGAAATTTTGAAAGGATCAATTATCGACTGCTTCCTGAAGATGATGAAGGAAATTATCTTCTGGCCATGCAAATTGAGGAAAGTGATAATAAAATGCTTTTGCGTTTAGGTTTGCATTATGATGAACTGTATAAAAGTGGTGCACTGGTAAATTTAACCCGCAAGAGTTTACTTTTTTCCAATGATGTTGCTTCTATAGATTTTATTGTAGGCGATAATTTGAGGTATAACTTCAACTACTACCTGGATAAGGGTTTTTACTGGAGTGTCGGGATCAATTCCCGCTATAATACCTTTGATAAAAATATAGATCTTAATAAGATTCGGGAGGTAGAAGAGACAAACGAACTTGAGTCTATAAGAGAGCTAGAAGTAGATTTTAAGGATTTTACAAATCAGCTTTATGTGGAGACCCTTTTTCAGCAGGTGTTCTCTATAGGCGCGGGACTGGAACATAAGTATTTGAAATTAAGCAGCCGTACTTTCAACGATGTGAGCAATACTAATAATGAATTCATTTTTGATAATAGTCATTATGGGAGTGTCTTTGGGTATTTAAAATTCGACTCCTATGACAATAAATACTTTCCTACAAAGGGACTGAGCTTTAACGGCGATTTTCATCTTTATTTATATTCTTCAGATTTCAATAATAATTTTGCTGAATTCTCCATTGCTAAAGGAGCTATTGGGTATGCTGTGACTCCATTTAATAAGTTTACAACTCGAATTTCTACAGAAACGGGTTTTAAGATAGGGAATGATGGCACTGAAGTACTGGATTTCTTTTTAGGTGGCTATGGGAACGATTTTATTAATAATATAAAGCCCTTCTACGGATATGATTTTTTAAGCTTATCTGGAGATAGTTATATTAAAGCCTTGCTGGAAGTGGATTATCAAATATTCCGGAAAAACCACATAAGCGCAGGAGTGAATATTGCGAATGTGGAAGACAGGCTTTATACATCGGGCAACTGGATTAGCACACCAGATTTTACTGGTTATGCTCTTGGTTATGGAATTGATACTTTTATGGGGCCATTGGAAGCGAAGTACACCTACTCACCAGAAATAAAGGAAAGCTACTGGTTCTTTAGTCTCGGCTTCTGGTTTTAA
- the uvrC gene encoding excinuclease ABC subunit UvrC: protein MEKPALEVQLKTLPNSPGVYQYFDKNGKILYVGKAKNLKKRVTSYFNKNHDSHRIGVMVKKICEIKHIVVASETDALLLENNLIKKHQPRFNVMLKDDKTYPWICIKNERFPRVFPTRRLIKDGSEYYGPFTSFKTVNTLLDLIKGLYKLRTCNYDLAEDKIRNGKYKVCLEYHLGNCLGPCEGFQPEEEYNNNIEAIRQIVKGNFKDSLQRFRNQMKQHSEKMEFEDAQRIKNKIDVLENYQAKSTVVNPRINNVDVFSVVSDEGYGYVNFLQLSHGAIIRSHTIEMKKKLDESDRELLELAIVEIRQRFSSNSTEIYVPFKVDVGEELKIVIPKLGDKKKIVELSQRNAKYFRQERFKQMKIVDPDRHVNRVMAQMKEDLRLGKEPRHIECFDNSNIQGTNPVAACVVFKNGKPSKKDYRKFNIKTVEGPDDFASMEEVVFRRYRRLLNEGEDLPELIIVDGGKGQLSSGVKALETLGLRGKIAIIGIAKRLEEIFYPEDSIPLYLDKKSETLKIIQQLRNEAHRFGITFHRNKRSKTALNTELESIQGIGEKTVVELLTHFRSLKRIKEASQKELADVVGSAKAAIICNFYHSE, encoded by the coding sequence ATGGAAAAACCTGCTCTGGAAGTTCAGTTAAAAACTTTGCCCAATAGCCCGGGAGTGTATCAATATTTCGATAAGAACGGAAAAATATTGTATGTGGGAAAGGCGAAAAACCTTAAGAAAAGGGTCACTTCATATTTCAATAAGAATCATGATAGCCATCGTATAGGAGTGATGGTAAAGAAGATATGTGAAATTAAACATATCGTAGTAGCGTCTGAAACCGATGCGTTGCTCCTTGAGAATAACCTTATTAAAAAGCATCAGCCACGTTTTAATGTGATGCTGAAGGACGATAAGACCTATCCCTGGATATGCATTAAAAATGAACGCTTTCCCAGAGTATTCCCCACCCGAAGATTAATTAAAGACGGAAGCGAATATTACGGCCCGTTTACAAGTTTTAAAACTGTAAATACCTTATTAGATCTTATAAAAGGACTTTATAAACTAAGAACCTGCAATTATGACCTGGCTGAAGACAAGATCAGAAATGGGAAATACAAAGTTTGTTTAGAGTATCACTTAGGAAATTGTCTGGGGCCTTGTGAGGGATTTCAGCCGGAAGAAGAGTACAATAATAATATTGAAGCTATCCGGCAGATCGTAAAGGGAAATTTCAAGGATTCGCTGCAGCGATTTAGAAATCAGATGAAGCAGCATTCTGAGAAGATGGAATTTGAAGATGCGCAGCGTATTAAGAATAAGATCGACGTTCTGGAGAATTACCAGGCAAAATCCACAGTTGTAAATCCAAGGATCAATAATGTCGATGTCTTTTCGGTAGTAAGCGATGAGGGTTATGGATATGTGAATTTTCTTCAGTTATCACATGGAGCTATTATTAGATCACATACCATCGAGATGAAAAAGAAGCTTGATGAGAGCGATAGAGAATTGCTGGAATTGGCAATTGTTGAAATAAGACAGCGATTCAGCTCAAATTCAACAGAAATTTATGTTCCATTTAAAGTAGACGTGGGAGAAGAATTAAAAATCGTCATTCCTAAACTTGGGGATAAAAAGAAGATCGTAGAATTGTCTCAACGAAATGCCAAATACTTCCGCCAGGAAAGGTTTAAGCAAATGAAGATCGTAGATCCCGATAGGCATGTGAATCGGGTGATGGCTCAAATGAAAGAAGATCTAAGGCTTGGGAAAGAACCCAGGCATATTGAGTGTTTCGATAATTCGAATATTCAGGGAACCAATCCGGTGGCGGCTTGTGTTGTTTTCAAAAATGGAAAACCAAGTAAAAAAGATTATCGTAAATTTAATATCAAGACCGTAGAAGGTCCAGATGACTTTGCTTCTATGGAAGAAGTCGTTTTTAGAAGATACCGTAGGCTGCTAAATGAAGGCGAAGATTTACCGGAACTAATCATTGTGGACGGTGGAAAAGGACAGCTATCTAGCGGGGTGAAAGCTCTGGAAACTCTTGGTCTTAGAGGGAAGATCGCGATCATAGGAATTGCCAAAAGACTGGAAGAGATATTTTATCCAGAAGATTCAATTCCATTATATCTTGACAAAAAATCTGAAACGCTAAAAATCATTCAGCAATTAAGAAATGAGGCGCATAGATTCGGGATAACCTTTCATCGCAATAAAAGAAGTAAAACTGCGCTAAATACAGAATTGGAATCAATCCAGGGAATAGGGGAGAAAACGGTTGTAGAATTGCTTACACATTTTAGATCGCTTAAACGAATAAAAGAAGCTTCGCAGAAAGAACTGGCCGATGTTGTGGGATCTGCTAAAGCAGCAATAATTTGTAATTTTTACCATTCAGAATAG
- a CDS encoding ATP-dependent zinc protease yields the protein MEKIVIGRVDKADFPALRLNDIAIKIDTGAYTSSIHCENIVEKEDALHCTFLDDEHPLYNKKEFVFENYDIVFVRSSNGIIQKRYMVQSNIKLFNKIFKISLSLSDRQEMRYPVLIGRKFLTKKFIVDTELLEVSFNHKLDEDKNTIQKP from the coding sequence ATGGAGAAAATCGTGATTGGCAGAGTAGATAAAGCAGACTTTCCTGCTTTACGTCTTAACGATATTGCCATAAAGATCGATACCGGGGCTTACACCTCTTCAATTCATTGCGAAAATATCGTAGAAAAAGAGGATGCATTGCATTGTACTTTCCTGGATGATGAACATCCGCTTTACAATAAAAAGGAGTTTGTATTTGAAAATTATGACATTGTATTTGTACGCAGCAGCAATGGGATTATTCAAAAAAGATATATGGTCCAGTCCAATATCAAATTATTCAATAAGATATTTAAGATCTCACTTTCCCTTTCAGACAGACAGGAGATGAGGTATCCGGTTTTGATCGGGAGAAAGTTTTTAACCAAAAAATTTATTGTAGACACTGAACTTTTAGAGGTGTCTTTTAATCACAAGTTAGATGAAGATAAGAATACTATCCAGAAACCCTAG
- the rimK gene encoding 30S ribosomal protein S6--L-glutamate ligase, which produces MKIRILSRNPRLYSTSRLVEAAKKRNHEVEVIDPIKCDLIIEKRKPTIYYKNHFLEETDAIIPRIGASVTFFGTAVVRQFEMMGTFTTTESQALVRSRDKLRSLQILSRARLGLPKTVFTNYSKDVSEILEHVGGAPVIIKLLEGTQGLGVVLAETKNAAESVIEAFNGLQARVIVQEFIKEAGGADIRAFVVDGQVVGAMKRQGKDGEFRSNLHRGGSASVITLTDEEENAAIKAAKAMALGVAGVDMLQSSRGPLILEVNSSPGLEGIEEATGKDIAKTIIRYIERNV; this is translated from the coding sequence ATGAAGATAAGAATACTATCCAGAAACCCTAGACTATATTCAACCAGTAGGTTAGTAGAGGCGGCGAAAAAGAGAAATCATGAAGTTGAAGTGATAGATCCCATAAAATGTGATCTTATCATCGAAAAAAGGAAGCCTACTATCTATTATAAGAATCATTTTCTTGAAGAAACAGATGCTATTATCCCAAGGATTGGAGCTTCGGTTACGTTTTTTGGTACTGCTGTGGTAAGGCAATTTGAGATGATGGGCACTTTTACTACTACTGAATCTCAGGCACTGGTTAGAAGCCGTGATAAATTGAGAAGTCTTCAAATACTTTCAAGAGCCAGGCTTGGTTTACCTAAAACTGTATTTACCAACTATTCTAAAGATGTTTCAGAAATACTGGAACATGTTGGTGGAGCACCGGTAATTATTAAGCTTCTTGAAGGAACTCAGGGGCTTGGGGTTGTACTTGCTGAAACTAAAAATGCTGCAGAGTCTGTAATTGAAGCATTTAACGGTTTACAGGCCAGGGTGATCGTTCAGGAATTCATAAAAGAAGCCGGCGGTGCCGATATTCGGGCTTTTGTAGTAGACGGCCAGGTTGTTGGTGCTATGAAAAGACAGGGTAAAGATGGTGAATTTAGATCTAACCTACACAGAGGCGGTTCGGCTTCGGTAATAACACTTACCGATGAAGAGGAGAACGCCGCGATAAAAGCTGCAAAAGCAATGGCTCTTGGCGTTGCCGGGGTAGATATGCTGCAAAGTAGCCGTGGACCGTTGATCCTTGAAGTAAATAGCTCTCCGGGACTAGAGGGAATTGAAGAAGCAACCGGAAAAGATATTGCCAAAACTATCATTAGATATATTGAAAGAAACGTATAG
- a CDS encoding succinylglutamate desuccinylase/aspartoacylase family protein yields the protein MPRIDKNNVLEILDQKVLPGIGTTINFNMAKLYTTTSVEVPVIIERSKKPGPVVLLTAGIHGDEINGVEIVRQIISKGVNKPRIGTIICIPIVNIFGFLNMAREFPDGRDLNRVFPGTQNGSLASRFAYQFVKKILPIADFCLDFHTGGAARFNAPQIRVKKGDEQSIKYARIFNAPFTIHSKTITKSYRETCSKLGIPVLLFEGGKSQDSNKDVARHGVEGAMRILSHLDMLNTKFEYPDVKKETVLIGSSSWLRAKYSGLLHVKILCGKHVEKGEYIATITDPYGKFRHKIKSNSEGYVINVNESPIVYQGDAIFHISMQPKTEDHEQG from the coding sequence ATGCCTCGCATAGACAAAAACAATGTTCTTGAAATTTTAGACCAGAAAGTATTACCGGGTATTGGTACAACCATCAATTTTAATATGGCCAAGCTTTATACCACCACTTCGGTAGAAGTTCCGGTAATTATTGAACGTTCTAAAAAACCAGGACCGGTAGTGCTTCTTACTGCAGGGATTCATGGAGACGAGATCAATGGAGTTGAAATTGTAAGACAAATCATTTCAAAAGGAGTCAATAAACCAAGAATTGGAACTATTATATGTATTCCTATCGTAAATATTTTTGGCTTTTTAAATATGGCCAGGGAATTTCCAGACGGAAGAGATCTTAACAGGGTTTTTCCTGGAACCCAAAATGGTTCTTTAGCCAGTAGATTTGCTTATCAATTTGTAAAAAAGATATTACCCATAGCTGATTTTTGTCTGGATTTTCACACCGGTGGCGCAGCCAGATTTAATGCACCGCAAATAAGGGTGAAAAAGGGAGATGAACAAAGTATTAAATATGCCCGTATATTTAACGCACCATTTACCATTCACTCCAAGACCATTACCAAATCTTATAGAGAGACCTGTTCAAAATTGGGAATTCCTGTCCTGTTATTTGAAGGAGGTAAATCTCAGGATAGCAATAAAGATGTAGCCAGGCATGGTGTTGAGGGTGCTATGAGAATTCTAAGCCATCTTGATATGCTCAACACAAAATTTGAGTATCCTGATGTTAAAAAGGAAACCGTCCTCATAGGAAGTAGTTCCTGGCTGAGAGCAAAGTATAGCGGATTATTACATGTGAAGATCCTTTGCGGAAAACATGTTGAAAAAGGTGAATATATTGCAACTATTACAGATCCTTACGGAAAATTTAGACATAAGATCAAATCTAATAGCGAAGGCTATGTAATCAATGTGAACGAATCTCCAATTGTG